A stretch of the Uranotaenia lowii strain MFRU-FL chromosome 3, ASM2978415v1, whole genome shotgun sequence genome encodes the following:
- the LOC129757115 gene encoding uncharacterized protein LOC129757115, translating to MQKLVQSKDAEKLISETKYFLDEYDSIISHWDLSGNFFLHYLIEIHESVTQLLAKFTTLSLDGVGERKQENFFNLHCCGQDFHTVKDLRLHHHSCRHKKSGFEETDNCELKSALLKLAFFNRRVSEYVQYGTVADRYLCLYLKKILKKITITLDTFAL from the exons ATGCAGAAATTGGTGCAGAGCAAAGAT GCCGAAAAACTGATCTCGGAAACCAAGTACTTCCTGGACGAGTACGATTCGATCATCAGCCACTGGGACCTGTCGGGTAATTTCTTCCTGCACTATCTGATTGAGATTCACGAGAGTGTGACGCAACTGTTGGCCAAATTCACCACCCTCTCCCTAGATGGGGTGGGGGAGCGTAAACAGGAAAACTTCTTCAACCTACACTGCTGCGGG CAAGATTTTCACACCGTCAAGGATCTGCGGCTGCATCATCACTCGTGTCGCCACAAGAAGTCCGGTTTCGAAGAAACAGACAACTGTGAG CTTAAATCGGCCCTACTCAAACTTGCATTCTTTAATCGGCGGGTCAGCGAGTACGTGCAGTATGGGACGGTCGCCGATCGGTATCTATGTCtgtatttgaagaaaatactgAAGAAGATCACCATCACGTTGGACACGTTTGCACTGTGA
- the LOC129757114 gene encoding uncharacterized protein LOC129757114, with protein MVKTTCYVHTAVYNYSHKYRNLDRIRSDVKQFLKEYDQITLHKDVYRRIFHWNLREIRDMAKQLLIKFEAAPFEDARTKSDKLIFCCGLGFDNAADLRSHYKAVHNEPFVRYMNTLELKSAMAKINHMRHLFKEYITFGEKYSFDLIMDLKKMMKMITNTLKF; from the exons atgGTTAAAACAACATGTTACGTACATACTGCTGTCTACAATTATAGCCACAAATATAGaaat CTGGACAGAATTCGATCGGACGTCAAGCAGTTCCTGAAGGAGTACGATCAGATAACGCTGCACAAGGATGTTTATCGACGAATTTTCCACTGGAACTTGCGCGAAATTCGGGACATGGCTAAGCAGCTGTTGATCAAATTTGAAGCGGCTCCGTTTGAAGATGCGAGAACCAAATCGGATAAGCTGATTTTTTGCTGCGGG TTGGGATTTGATAACGCCGCAGATTTGAGGAGTCACTACAAAGCCGTTCACAACGAACCATTTGTTCGTTATATGAATACATTAGAG CTCAAGTCGGCAATGGCAAAAATCAACCACATGCGTCATCTTTTCAAGGAATATATAACTTTtggtgaaaaatattccttcgaTCTGATCATGGATTTGAAgaagatgatgaaaatgattaCAAATACGTTAAAGTTTTAG